A portion of the Gorilla gorilla gorilla isolate KB3781 chromosome X, NHGRI_mGorGor1-v2.1_pri, whole genome shotgun sequence genome contains these proteins:
- the LOC115932143 gene encoding cancer/testis antigen family 45 member A6-like has translation MTDKTEKVAVDPETVFKRPRECDSPSYQKRQRMALLARKQGAGDSLIAGSAMSKEKKLMTGDAIPHSQLDSQIDDFTGFTKDGMMWKPGSNAPVGGNITSSFSGDDLECRETASSPKSQEEINADIKRQLVKELRCIGQKYETIFEMLEGVQGPTAVRKRFFDSIIKEAARCMRRDFVKHLKRKLKRMI, from the exons ATGACCGATAAAACAGAGAAGGTGGCTGTAGATCCTGAAACTGTGTTTAAACGTCCCAGGGAATGTGACAGTCCTTCGTATCAGAAAAGGCAGAGGATGGCCCTGTTGGCAAGGAAACAAGGAGCAGGAGACAGCCTTATTGCAGGCTCTGCCATGTCCAAAGAAAAGA AGCTTATGACAGGAGATGCTATTCCACACAGCCAATTGGATTCTCAGATTGATGACTTCACTGGTTTCACCAAAGATGGGATGATGTGGAAACCTGGTAGCAATGCACCTGTGGGAGGAAACATTACCAGCAGTTTCTCTGGAGATGACCTAGAATGCAGAGAAACAGCCTCCTCTCCCAAAAGCCAAGAAGAAATTAATGCTGATATAAAACGTCAATTAGTGAAGGAACTCCGATGCATTGGACAAA AATATGAAACAATCTTCGAAATGCTTGAAGGAGTGCAAGGACCTACTGCAGTCAGGAAACGGTTTTTTGACTCCATCATCAAGGAAGCAGCAAG aTGTATGAGACGAGACTTTGTTAAGCACCTTAAGAGGAAACTGAAACGTATGATTTGA
- the LOC115932144 gene encoding cancer/testis antigen family 45 member A6 — MTDKTEKVAVDPETVFKRPRECDSPSYQKRQRMALLARKQGAGDSLIAGSAMSKEKKLMTGDAIPHSQLDSQIDDFTGFTKDGMMWKPGSNAPVGGNVTSSFSGDDLECRETASSPKSQEEINADIKRQLVKELRCIGQKYETIFEMLEGVQGPTAVRKRFFDSIIKEAARCMRRDFVKHLKRKLKRMI, encoded by the exons ATGACCGATAAAACAGAGAAGGTGGCTGTAGATCCTGAAACTGTGTTTAAACGTCCCAGGGAATGTGACAGTCCTTCGTATCAGAAAAGGCAGAGGATGGCCCTGTTGGCAAGGAAACAAGGAGCAGGAGACAGCCTTATTGCAGGCTCTGCCATGTCCAAAGAAAAGA AGCTTATGACAGGAGATGCTATTCCACACAGCCAATTGGATTCTCAGATTGATGACTTCACTGGTTTCACCAAAGATGGGATGATGTGGAAACCTGGTAGCAATGCACCTGTGGGAGGAAACGTTACCAGCAGTTTCTCTGGAGATGACCTAGAATGCAGAGAAACAGCCTCCTCTCCCAAAAGCCAAGAAGAAATTAATGCTGATATAAAACGTCAATTAGTGAAGGAACTCCGATGCATTGGACAAA AATATGAAACAATCTTCGAAATGCTTGAAGGAGTGCAAGGACCTACTGCAGTCAGGAAACGGTTTTTTGACTCCATCATCAAGGAAGCAGCAAG aTGTATGAGACGAGACTTTGTTAAGCACCTTAAGAGGAAACTGAAACGTATGATTTGA